The following proteins are encoded in a genomic region of Montipora foliosa isolate CH-2021 chromosome 10, ASM3666993v2, whole genome shotgun sequence:
- the LOC137972900 gene encoding LOW QUALITY PROTEIN: uncharacterized protein (The sequence of the model RefSeq protein was modified relative to this genomic sequence to represent the inferred CDS: substituted 2 bases at 2 genomic stop codons) → MNCFFGSEQSPCSQDGHGSVILPLLACKRDMTSHLVSLGISSKRGRGKTEVSEIQLILNRAGLFTIKDEELQTMTICPQHRKDLTIDWSGRKGQICCYPTHKGVKKRLNLPRRVNATMSAEIFTAFIVVVPIGAALCTSCRLKHYKTREKSEGAEKDLSVLSTPVQSLAPGTSESGDPESPSHDTAMAEDVQSERELDETMSLSSHASQSTEPEEEVSIWCDERELQNERRQTFNDVLKNVAGGRFSPIRSTLNASWDDISSTQQKYYMRKAREAVTASLSVICPGQENKLWRSIRNESLIESEDGDLSKRRHFDTTTGLIDVLIKAHDEAGSWQTKRQILSLFANDLSRVELQRLIPGLSKWRIDQARLHAIEAGKGQAVPEKAIFRTRIDPGKVDHFINFISRPGLLQDVAFGTKTLKLDSGEQIIIPAVIRTMIPSRIISQYVSYCKEHEFQPASERSLFRMLGICSASMQKSLHGLDNITAEGTEAFDSLLSMIETLVENGGDAHWGQIIEQAMKEAKRYFKTDFKAHVGRDENSSDHCTVHALSDPANPDFRGECQHRHDTLCDRCDSFDSGFEEIAKKVDEIDITEDQRARMKFENKECARAINAWKAHLIRSVNQEEAKQNALTQLDEETCLIIIDWAMKYLPQHYREQMSEFFGKRGRSWHVSAVITHLQAGGKYEVECFVHLFNSCNQNSFAVMSVIEHLLHTIKLEYPSINKAFLRSDNAGCYHNGPLILSLPYVGERTGVKPVRYDFSDPQAGKDICDRKTAPMKAHIRRWVNEKHDVITAEDMKQALESHGGLKGCRAAVVEVDTTKETGRDNKIPGISLLNNFSFEESGIRTWRAYNIGPGRLLAYGFEKQGNTGLKVIQPFSPRTKERGTVLESARPRSEIFSCSESGCVLTFKTEAEADAHMDSGQHVRELESESLYDSIKKKWAEKVTGVNKPSHDHESGPVHYNQPSSSLNIDRXXIGWALKTTKKVSRMEDHVKNYLMQKFNAGVRSGLKVDPAQVSREMKVAKDANGNSLFAPEEWRTAQQITSFFSRLSAIQRKTQTEKDGSEEADEEIPEEDLEALESEIALDGLRRAILQDMTVPHHPIEIGKRNVCELSRANKLHMLKITELKEICESLQLSVSGSQARKKSLIEPLEAYVKTCTCFQT, encoded by the exons atgaattgtttttttggctcCGAACAATCGCCGTGCAGTCAAGATGGACACGGATCAGTTATCCTTCCGCTATTGGCTTGCAAACGAGACATGACCTCGCACCTTGTTAGCCTGGGAATTAGCAGCAAACGTGGCCGTGGAAAGACCGAGGTCAGCGAAATACAGTTAATTTTAAACCGTGCCGGTCTTTTCACAATTAAAGATGAAGAACTACAGACCATGACAATCTGCCCTCAGCATAGAAAAGACCTGACTATCGATTGGTCGGGTCGAAAAGGACAGATTTGTTGCTACCCAACCCACAAAGGGGTGAAGAAGCGACTAAACCTTCCTCGACGTGTGAATGCTACTATGTCAGCGGAAATATTTACTGCCTTCATTGTTGTGGTCCCTATTGGCGCAG CTCTTTGTACAAGTTGCCGGTTAAAACACTACAAGACCCGTGAAAAGAGTGAAGGTGCAGAAAAG GACCTCAGTGTGCTTTCAACGCCAGTACAAAGCTTAGCACCAGGAACCTCTGAAAGCGGGGACCCGGAATCTCCCAGCCACGACACAGCAATGGCTGAAGATGTTCAGTCAGAGAGGGAACTAGATGAAACTATGTCACTATCGTCACACGCTTCCCAGAGCACTGAACCTGAGGAAGAGGTTAGTATTTGGTGCGATGAAAGAGAGCTCCAAAACGAGAGACGGCAGACATTTAATGACGTTCTAAAAAACGTGGCTGGTGGAAGATTTAGTCCTATACGTTCTACCTTGAACGCTTCATGGGATGACATTTCATCCACACAACAAAAGTATTATATGCGCAAAGCACGGGAAGCCGTAACAGCCTCACTGTCAGTAATTTGCCCAGGGCaggaaaacaaactttggaGGTCTATACGAAATGAATCTTTAATTGAAAGCGAAGATGGCGATTTATCTAAACGGAGACACTTCGACACAACTACTGGGCTTATCGATGTGTTGATTAAAGCGCATGATGAAGCAGGGTCTTGGCAAACCAAACGTCAAATCCTGTCTCTTTTCGCAAATGACTTAAGCCGCGTAGAGCTGCAGAGACTAATTCCTGGATTAAGTAAATGGAGAATTGACCAGGCCCGCCTGCATGCCATTGAAGCAGGGAAAGGGCAGGCAGTTCCAGAGAAGGCCATTTTCCGAACAAGAATCGACCCCGGCAAAGTTGATCACTTCATAAATTTTATTTCGCGTCCAGGTCTACTTCAAGATGTTGCATTTGGGACAAAAACTCTTAAACTAGACTCTGGTGAGCAAATTATTATTCCTGCTGTTATACGAACAATGATCCCTTCTCGAATAATAAGTCAGTATGTAAGCTACTGTAAAGAGCACGAGTTTCAACCAGCGAGCGAGCGTTCATTGTTTAGAATGCTCGGGATCTGCTCTGCTTCCATGCAAAAGTCTTTACATGGCCTCGATAACATCACCGCTGAAGGAACTGAAGCATTCGACAGTCTACTGTCCATGATCGAAACTTTAGTGGAGAATGGTGGAGATGCGCACTGGGGCCAAATAATAGAACAGGCGATGAAAGAGGCTAAGAGGTATTTCAAGACCGATTTCAAGGCGCACGTTGGTAGAGACGAAAATAGCAGCGACCACTGTACTGTACATGCTCTTAGCGATCCTGCCAATCCCGACTTCCGTGGAGAATGTCAACACCGTCATGACACCCTTTGTGATAGGTGCGATTCTTTCGATAGTGGGTTTGAAGAAATCGCCAAGAAAGTGGATGAGATAGACATAACCGAAGATCAGAGGGCTAggatgaagtttgaaaacaaGGAGTGCGCTCGAGCAATTAATGCTTGGAAAGCACATTTGATTCGCTCTGTAAATCAAGAGGAAGCCAAGCAAAACGCCCTCACCCAGCTTGATGAAGAGACGTGCTTGATTATCATAGACTGGGCGATGAAATATCTACCCCAGCACTACCGGGAACAAATGTCTGAGTTCTTTGGCAAGCGCGGTAGGAGTTGGCATGTAAGTGCAGTCATAACGCACTTACAAGCGGGAGGTAAATACGAAGTGGAGTGCTTTGTGCATCTTTTCAACAGTTGCAATCAAAACAGCTTCGCTGTGATGTCCGTCATTGAACATCTACTTCACACCATCAAGCTTGAATACCCTTCCATAAACAAGGCTTTCTTGCGATCGGACAATGCTGGTTGTTATCACAATGGGCCCTTGATCCTCAGCCTTCCATATGTAGGGGAGAGGACAGGTGTAAAACCAGTGCGCTACGATTTTTCAGATCCTCAAGCTGGTAAAGATATTTGTGATCGCAAAACTGCACCCATGAAAGCGCACATCAGGAGATgggtgaatgaaaaacatgatgTAATAACAGCCGAGGACATGAAACAAGCACTGGAATCTCATGGTGGACTCAAAGGATGCAGGGCAGCTGTTGTAGAAGTCGACACGACCAAGGAGACTGGCAGGGATAACAAAATACCTGGTATTAGTCTTCTGAACAACTTCTCCTTTGAGGAAAGTGGGATCCGTACTTGGAGAGCCTACAACATTGGACCGGGGCGCCTTCTTGCGTATGGTTTTGAGAAGCAAGGAAACACCGGCCTGAAAGTAATCCAGCCGTTCAGTCCCAGAACGAAAGAGCGGGGCACTGTCTTAGAGAGTGCTAGGCCCAGGAGTGAAATTTTCTCATGCAGTGAGTCTGGATGTGTCCTCACATTTAAAACAGAGGCAGAAGCTGATGCCCACATGGATTCCGGGCAACACGTCAGAGAACTAGAATCTGAATCCCTCTACGATTCTATCAAGAAGAAGTGGGCTGAAAAGGTAACTGGTGTGAACAAGCCTTCGCATGACCACGAATCAGGTCCTGTACATTACAACCAACCCTCCTCTTCACTCAACATAGATAGGTGATGAATAGGATGGGCCCTCAAAACCACCAAAAAGGTATCAAGAATGGAGGATCACGTAAAGAACTATTTAATGCAGAAGTTTAATGCAGGAGTAAGAAGTGGACTTAAGGTGGATCCAGCCCAGGTATCCCGTGAAATGAAGGTAGCCAAGGACGCAAATGGGAATTCTTTGTTTGCTCCAGAGGAGTGGAGAACGGCACAACAGATTACCAGCTTTTTCTCAAGACTTTCAGCAATACAACGAAAAACGCAAACAGAAAAAGATGGGTCAGAAGAAGCCGACGAAGAAATTCCAGAGGAAGACCTTGAAGCACTGGAATCCGAAATTGCCCTTGATGGTTTACGCAGAGCAATACTTCAGGACATGACTGTGCCGCATCATCCCATTGAAATTGGGAAGAGAAATGTTTGCGAACTTTCAAGAGCAAACAAACTGCACATGTTAAAAATAACCGAGCTAAAAGAAATTTGTGAAAGCCTACAATTATCAGTTTCAGGGTCACAAGCAAGGAAGAAATCCTTAATTGAGCCCCTGGAAGCGTATGTGAAAACCTGCACATGTTTTCAAACCTGA